The Nothobranchius furzeri strain GRZ-AD chromosome 6, NfurGRZ-RIMD1, whole genome shotgun sequence genome includes a region encoding these proteins:
- the mrps2 gene encoding small ribosomal subunit protein uS2m — protein MAFRALTKGLFGLRHSRGVTVKYSCDGHFATAASIQSPQPQTDDVKEKILQLPLKSPDYFRVSELFSLKDLFNARVHLGHKQGCRHRLMEPYLYGCRLDQDIIDLDQTMEHLQLALNFTAHIAYRGGVILFVSRRRQFCHLVETTAKECGEYAHTRYWQGGLLTNANIQYSPGVRLPDLIVFLSTLNNVFQQHVALRDAAKMNIPTVGVVDSNCNPSLVTYPIPGNDDTPVAVELYCRLFKMTINRAKDKRRQMELLHGLFTPTPSSS, from the exons ATGGCGTTTCGGGCACTTACTAAAG GTCTTTTTGGGTTGCGACATTCACGAGGCGTCACAGTAAAATACTCTTGTGATGGACACTTTGCCACTGCGGCGTCCATTCAGTCCCCTCAACCCCAAACGGATGATGTAAAGG AGAAAATCTTGCAGCTGCCACTAAAGAGCCCAGACTATTTCCGGGTGTCTGAACTGTTTTCCTTAAAAGACTTGTTCAATGCTAGAGTTCATCTTGGTCACAAACAAGGTTGCAGACACAG GCTCATGGAACCGTACCTGTACGGCTGCCGCTTGGACCAAGATATTATTGATCTCGACCAGACTATGGAGCACCTTCAGCTGGCCCTGAACTTCACCGCCCACATTGCGTACCGTGGTGGTGTCATACTCTTCGTCAGCCGCCGTCGTCAGTTTTGCCACCTGGTGGAGACCACTGCTAAGGAATGTGGGGAATACGCACACACGCGCTACTGGCAGGGCGGCCTCCTCACCAATGCCAACATCCAGTACAGCCCTGGGGTGCGCCTACCGGACCTCATTGTCTTCCTGTCGACTCTCAACAACGTGTTCCAGCAGCATGTGGCTCTCAGAGATGCAGCCAAGATGAACATCCCCACAGTTGGTGTGGTGGACTCGAACTGCAACCCCAGCCTGGTGACGTACCCCATTCCAGGGAATGACGACACTCCAGTTGCGGTCGAGCTGTACTGCCGATTGTTTAAGATGACCATCAACCGAGCCAAAGACAAGAGGAGACAGATGGAGCTCCTCCACGGCCTGTTCACACCCACCCCATCCAGCTCCTGA